The Bicyclus anynana chromosome 4, ilBicAnyn1.1, whole genome shotgun sequence genome window below encodes:
- the LOC112058451 gene encoding uncharacterized protein LOC112058451 produces the protein MLPFVLTMGHEIKLERLEDGPGLLPFKLGPMRLTTDHHILLQYVDLTDIQTNINLIETQLTNIKDKLDNDTYALYEFQIDHLATKLDKATSRLLTFEPNRSKRGLIDGLGSVIKSITGNLDYKDALKYENAIQVLKENQNKMISEQNRHISLNKELMNEHTSILTKLVNNQVQLNESMHVLLNSNKYRTYSLLKFAKFGQVLSIINDNLDSLLDEISRLENALAFCSESRTHHSMLSIDMINSTLVRIKTLYRRDQILDLDFRNYYDVVKSGSYFSGNRIVFIFKFPIVSPLTFFLYKLVVVPNKFNQVIIPPFPYLALTGNIHVYIEAECPKVETQFICEKEINHQLRSTPDCISNIIEGKPTDTCKKIIINLTRPAMEKLDDRHYAVVFSNPTRIRLTCERDELNTVSGSFLATIPHNCVLHTDEFTLANVNDRIRGHPLKIANFTVKPEEDPAIPLLNINSIDLKKLHEVQDRANSQEPIQIQETSILYHTTIPFYGLLLGALILTCILTSLSYYRRTRSKPKIETFHVYTEPKTSEDRQKQEASHEQLSATFPLNFKKYFYVSNSRHQGFSKKNIHQIKSMSWKYFFIHQRLFIRIKSEILLQAVNVSKMPFYAVAKGRVSGIFNSWPDCESQVKGYSGARYKKFDTITAAQEFIDTHGVNNAPKTKLSDTISSANLSTPIRKTYGPSHKRQFSTSQSYSDENGPSKAKKKYTKSKQNSDNDGFSDDSDDLNTIIVKQMDDIEKRLQSFQKGVDKIIQKGTKSERKAIMIEPPTNVRANKSSNNFETDSDGYIQVYTDGACSSNGRNSAKAGLGVYWGDGHPLNISAPVSGRATNNCGEIQAATQAIKQAIDNGVEKLAINTDSKFLINSVTKWMPGWKRKGWKLKSGEPVKNEKDFKDLDQIQDKIYIKWNYVEAHKGIHGNERADQLAKAGAAMYTK, from the exons ATGCTGCCCTTCGTTCTGACCATGGGACACGAGATAAAACTTGAAAGACTAGAAGATGGACCAGGACTTTTACCTTTCAAACTGGGACCAATGAGACTTACAACTGACCATCATATACTTTTACAATACGTAGACCTGACCGACATTCAgaccaatatcaatttaatagAAACTCAACTGACTAATATTAAAGACAAACTGGACAATGATACATATGCATTATATGAATTCCAGATTGATCACCTTGCAACTAAATTAGATAAAGCCACATCCCGCTTGTTAACTTTTGAGCCTAATCGTTCTAAAAGAGGTTTAATAGATGGTTTAGGCtcagtaataaaaagtattacagGTAATCTAGACTATAAAGATGCTTTAAAGTACGAAAACGCTATTCAAGTTCTTAAagaaaatcagaataaaatgATATCTGAACAAAATCGTCATATTAGCCTTAATAAAGAGCTGATGAACGAACATACAtctattttaacgaaacttgttaATAACCAGGTTCAATTAAATGAAAGCATGCATGTTCTACTTAATTCTAACAAATATAGAACATATTCTCTGTTGAAATTCGCTAAATTCGGACAAGTTCTTTcaattattaatgataatttagaTAGTTTATTAGATGAGATAAGTAGGTTAGAAAACGCATTAGCATTTTGCAGTGAATCGCGCACTCATCATTCAAtgcttagtatagatatgataaATAGTACTTTAGTTAGAATTAAAACTCTATATAGGAGGGATCAAATATTAGATTTAGACTTTAGAAATTATTATGACGTCGTAAAATCAGGTTCATACTTTAGTGGAAATCGCATAgttttcatatttaaatttcCAATAGTATCTCCACTTACCTTTTTCCTATACAAATTAGTCGTAGTACCAAATAAGTTTAATCAGGTTATTATTCCTCCTTTTCCTTACCTTGCCTTAACTGGAAATATTCACGTGTACATTGAGGCTGAATGTCCGAAGGTAGAAACACAGTTTATCTGTGAGAAAGAAATCAATCATCAACTGAGATCCACTCCAGACTGCATCAGCAATATAATCGAAGGAAAACCGACGGACACCTGcaagaaaatcatcatcaacctgACGAGGCCAGCAATGGAAAAATTGGACGATCGTCACTACGCAGTTGTATTCTCAAACCCAACTCGAATACGACTTACCTGTGAAAGAGATGAACTTAACACTGTATCCGGAAGTTTCTTAGCTACTATACCACACAACTGTGTACTTCACACAGATGAATTCACCTTAGCCAATGTTAACGACCGAATAAGAGGACATCCGCTAAAGATAGCCAACTTTACTGTCAAACCTGAAGAGGATCCTGCTATTCCACTCTTGAATATTAACTCGATAGATTTGAAGAAACTTCATGAAGTCCAAGATAGAGCAAATTCGCAAGAACCCATCCAAATTCAAGAAACTTCGATATTGTACCACACAACCATTCCATTCTACGGATTGCTACTGGGAGCGCTGATACTTACCTGCATATTAACATCTCTATCATACTACCGTCGAACAAGAAGCAAGCCTAAGATAGAGACATTTCACGTCTACACTGAACCAAAGACATCCGAAGATCGTCAGAAGCAAGAAGCATCCCACGAACAACTGTCAGCAACTTTTCCCTTAAACTTCAAGAAATA TTTTTATGTTTCGAACTCAAGACATCAAGGTTTTAGTAAA aaaaatatccatcaaatcaaatcaatgtcatggaagtatttttttattcatcaacGATTGTTTATTCGAATTAAAAGTGAAATACTTTTGCAGGCTGTAAATGTTTCTAAAATGCCGTTCTACGCTGTTGCAAAGGGCCGGGTATCCGGAATCTTCAATTCTTGGCCAGACTGCGAATCCCAAGTAAAAGGTTACTCAGGTGCACGATACAAAAAATTCGATACAATAACAGCAGCCCAGGAATTTATTGATACGCACGGGGTCAACAACGCTCCAAAAACAAAGCTTTCCGATACTATAAGCAGTGCAAATTTATCCACACCAATTCGCAAAACCTATGGACCATCTCATAAAAGGCAGTTTAGTACAAGTCAGAGCTACTCTGATGAGAATGGGCCCAGTAAAgcaaagaagaaatatactaaATCTAAACAAAATTCAGATAATGACGGCTTTAGCGATGATTCCGATGACCTAAATACAATTATAGTAAAACAAATGGACGATATAGAGAAAAGATTGCAAAGTTTTCAGAAAGGAGTCGACAAGATCATACAAAAAGGCACGAAAAGTGAGAGAAAGGCCATCATGATCGAACCACCGACTAATGTACGAGCTAACAAGAGTTCCAATAATTTTGAAACTGATAGTGATGGTTATATCCAAGTTTACACTGACGGTGCATGCTCATCTAATGGCAGGAATAGTGCTAAGGCAGGTCTAGGAGTCTACTGGGGGGATGGACACCCATTGAACATTAGCGCACCAGTATCAGGGCGTGCTACCAACAATTGTGGAGAGATTCAAGCCGCTACACAGGCCATCAAACAAGCAATTGACAATGGAGTAGAAAAGCTTGCCATCAACACAGACTCTAAGTTTCTCATCAACTCTGTGACCAAATGGATGCCAG gTTGGAAAAGAAAAGGATGGAAACTTAAGTCTGGCGAGCCTGTGAAAAATGAAAAGGACTTCAAAGACTTGGACCAAATTCAagataaaatttacataaaatggaATTACGTAGAAGCTCACAAAGGTATACACGGTAACGAAAGAGCTGACCAGCTTGCTAAAGCTGGAGCCGCTATGTACACTAAATGA